From a region of the Sporanaerobacter acetigenes DSM 13106 genome:
- the ispE gene encoding 4-(cytidine 5'-diphospho)-2-C-methyl-D-erythritol kinase — translation MNEIQIEAYGKVNISLDVIGKRKDNYHEIETIMQQIDLKDILTIRDRKNEIKIECNNSLVPLDSSNIVHKAFRVLSEKCHVKRGAHIIIEKNIPVAAGLAGGSANAAATLKGLNKLWNLNLTEAELMDIGVHIGADVPFCIMGGTALAKGIGEKLEKLDSFKDHMLLLANPGIEVTSSHVYSVFDVENIKNRPQTDTLLKAIQKNDIYTVSKNMVNVLEQVTCKEYKEIEKIKEDMIKCGALGSLMSGSGPTVFGFFDDEDKLYNCKRILEKRIEKVFIARTI, via the coding sequence ATGAATGAAATTCAGATAGAAGCTTATGGAAAAGTAAATATTTCTCTAGATGTAATAGGAAAGAGAAAAGATAATTATCATGAAATAGAAACTATTATGCAACAGATAGATTTAAAAGATATTTTGACTATTAGAGACAGAAAAAATGAAATAAAAATCGAATGCAACAATTCTCTGGTTCCTTTAGATTCATCAAATATAGTACATAAGGCCTTTAGAGTTTTAAGTGAAAAGTGTCATGTAAAAAGAGGAGCTCATATAATCATAGAAAAAAATATTCCTGTGGCAGCAGGACTAGCAGGAGGAAGTGCAAATGCAGCTGCAACACTTAAAGGGCTAAATAAGCTTTGGAATTTAAATTTAACAGAAGCTGAACTTATGGACATAGGAGTTCATATAGGTGCCGATGTTCCATTTTGTATCATGGGAGGAACTGCACTGGCAAAGGGAATTGGAGAAAAACTTGAAAAATTGGATAGTTTCAAAGATCATATGCTATTACTTGCCAATCCAGGTATAGAAGTTACATCTAGCCATGTCTACAGCGTATTTGATGTAGAAAATATAAAAAATAGGCCTCAAACAGATACACTTCTCAAAGCTATACAAAAAAATGACATATATACTGTTTCAAAAAATATGGTCAATGTATTAGAACAAGTAACTTGTAAGGAATATAAAGAAATTGAAAAAATCAAAGAAGATATGATAAAATGTGGAGCACTGGGTAGTCTCATGAGCGGTAGCGGGCCTACTGTATTTGGCTTCTTTGACGATGAAGATAAATTATACAATTGCAAAAGAATATTGGAAAAAAGAATAGAAAAAGTTTTCATTGCTAGAACTATTTGA
- a CDS encoding spore germination protein — MDLNVGKVKEILKDCDDVVYRDFKVGVKQNFSLCIVYVDGLINKESVSDFVLESLMEGARGLEPTPKGIKDNLIELITKGNISITEIEEVSTIEETIDAILSGETALFIDKYDKAIILSSRGWPTRSINESQSETVVRGPRDAFTETLKVNITLIRRRIKDPNLKVKMVKIGRRSKTDVAVMYIEDIVNDGILGEVFTRLGKVDVDAIVESAILEEHIQDDYYSPFPQIENTERPDSVAASLYEGRIALVVDNTPSVLVVPATIGTIMQSSEDYYTRWVVAGITRIIRYIAAAVAVLAPGLYIAVTSFHPGLLPTRLAFYVAGTRVNVPFPAVIEAFLMEITIEFLREAGTRISGPIGTTIGIVGGLIIGQAAVEAGIVSPLMIIIVAVTTVASFTIPSYEFAAALRFYRFFVMVLASILGLYGIMLGIILMLTHLADLNSFGIPFTSPFSGLGLNTGDLKDVLARVPMSRMRYRPTFTYPKDKKRIK; from the coding sequence ATGGACTTAAATGTAGGAAAGGTAAAAGAAATACTTAAAGATTGTGACGATGTAGTATACAGGGATTTTAAGGTGGGAGTGAAACAAAATTTCTCTTTATGTATAGTTTATGTAGATGGACTCATAAACAAAGAAAGCGTAAGCGATTTTGTATTGGAATCTCTCATGGAAGGAGCAAGGGGTCTAGAACCTACCCCAAAGGGAATAAAGGACAATCTCATTGAACTGATAACCAAAGGAAATATCTCAATAACTGAAATAGAAGAAGTATCAACTATAGAAGAAACTATAGATGCAATTCTTTCAGGTGAAACAGCTCTTTTTATAGATAAATACGACAAGGCAATTATACTATCTTCAAGAGGATGGCCTACAAGAAGTATCAATGAATCTCAATCTGAAACCGTAGTGAGGGGTCCTAGAGATGCCTTTACAGAAACTTTAAAAGTAAATATTACACTCATAAGAAGACGAATCAAAGATCCAAATTTGAAGGTCAAAATGGTCAAAATAGGTCGAAGGTCAAAGACCGATGTGGCTGTTATGTACATAGAAGATATTGTAAATGATGGCATTTTAGGAGAAGTTTTCACTAGGTTAGGAAAGGTAGATGTAGATGCTATTGTAGAAAGTGCTATATTGGAAGAGCATATACAAGATGATTATTATTCGCCTTTTCCTCAAATAGAAAATACAGAACGTCCAGATTCTGTAGCAGCTTCACTATACGAAGGTAGAATAGCTTTAGTTGTAGACAATACACCATCAGTGTTGGTAGTTCCTGCAACTATAGGAACAATCATGCAATCCAGTGAAGATTATTATACAAGATGGGTCGTAGCAGGTATAACTAGGATTATTAGATATATTGCGGCAGCTGTAGCTGTATTGGCCCCAGGACTTTACATAGCAGTTACATCTTTTCATCCAGGATTATTACCTACAAGACTTGCTTTTTATGTAGCAGGAACTAGAGTCAATGTACCTTTTCCAGCGGTAATAGAAGCTTTTTTGATGGAAATAACTATAGAATTTTTAAGAGAAGCAGGTACTAGAATATCAGGACCCATTGGAACTACAATTGGAATTGTAGGAGGTCTTATCATAGGGCAGGCAGCAGTAGAAGCAGGAATAGTGAGTCCCCTCATGATCATCATAGTAGCTGTAACTACTGTAGCTTCCTTTACTATTCCCAGCTATGAATTTGCAGCAGCTCTTAGATTTTATAGATTTTTTGTCATGGTATTAGCTTCCATATTGGGCCTTTACGGAATAATGCTTGGAATCATACTTATGCTTACGCATTTAGCTGATTTAAACAGTTTTGGTATTCCATTTACTTCACCTTTTTCAGGATTAGGGCTTAATACTGGAGATTTAAAGGATGTATTGGCTAGGGTACCTATGAGTAGAATGAGGTATAGACCAACATTTACATATCCCAAAGATAAAAAAAGGATTAAATAG
- a CDS encoding Ger(x)C family spore germination protein, translating to MKRFLMIFLIFTMIFLSGCWDSIEINERNFVTLSGVDLNKDPDEEGRYVITYVYPNIGAVGKNPSQKEAKFVKSTVAETVFDGSRQLTTRINNPFFFKHLKVIVIGEELFKEPEMIKEFFDGINRDPRINTKAMVVVAQGTAKDVVSTKMEELAVIGGYLNSMLQNDSVAARFTSQTFSEVIKDFDFCGSTIVPRAVPKKNEFKLSGGAVLKDYRLVGWVGEKENRAIALARNKVKSEIIDIPYNGTVVSYVITNVISKKRVSETGGKIKVDLNISTVGYIQQCPNGKKEDVFSQQFIDKVEEKISETIKKEVENSVVKLQKKYNADAIGIAEYIYKFKPNLWEKVNEDWDEVFPNLDINVIVDTKIRRAGLTR from the coding sequence ATGAAAAGATTTTTAATGATATTCTTAATATTTACAATGATATTCTTAAGCGGATGTTGGGATTCAATTGAAATAAATGAGAGAAATTTTGTCACTCTTTCGGGAGTAGACTTAAACAAAGATCCGGATGAAGAAGGAAGATATGTGATTACCTATGTTTATCCCAATATAGGAGCTGTGGGAAAAAATCCATCACAAAAAGAAGCTAAATTTGTCAAGTCTACAGTTGCTGAAACAGTTTTTGATGGAAGCAGACAACTGACAACTAGGATAAACAATCCATTTTTTTTCAAACATTTGAAAGTAATAGTCATTGGAGAAGAATTGTTCAAAGAACCAGAAATGATAAAAGAATTTTTTGATGGAATAAATAGAGATCCTAGAATCAATACCAAAGCAATGGTTGTAGTGGCTCAAGGAACTGCAAAGGATGTAGTGAGTACAAAGATGGAGGAGTTGGCAGTTATAGGAGGATATTTAAACAGTATGCTTCAAAATGATAGTGTTGCGGCAAGATTTACTTCTCAAACCTTTTCAGAGGTCATAAAAGATTTTGATTTTTGTGGTTCAACTATAGTTCCTAGAGCTGTGCCTAAAAAAAATGAATTTAAATTGTCTGGGGGAGCAGTTTTAAAAGACTATAGACTTGTAGGATGGGTAGGGGAAAAAGAAAATAGGGCTATTGCATTAGCTAGAAACAAAGTTAAGTCTGAAATAATAGACATACCTTACAATGGTACAGTTGTCTCCTATGTCATAACTAATGTTATTTCTAAAAAACGAGTGAGTGAAACAGGAGGAAAAATAAAAGTAGATTTAAACATTTCTACTGTAGGATATATTCAGCAATGTCCAAATGGCAAGAAAGAAGATGTTTTTAGTCAACAATTTATTGATAAAGTAGAAGAGAAGATATCAGAAACCATAAAAAAGGAAGTAGAAAATTCAGTGGTCAAATTGCAAAAAAAATACAATGCAGATGCTATAGGAATAGCTGAATATATATATAAGTTCAAACCAAATTTATGGGAAAAAGTGAATGAGGATTGGGATGAAGTGTTTCCCAATTTAGACATAAATGTAATTGTAGATACTAAAATAAGAAGGGCTGGTCTTACGAGGTGA
- a CDS encoding CLC_0170 family protein, whose product MFFGIREMLKHIFGIYLLLAIVFICLCIFLVDIPRLKKDKFKREANMAKCIGIFYIVVSPILYILFRQ is encoded by the coding sequence TTGTTTTTTGGAATTAGAGAAATGTTAAAACATATATTTGGTATTTATTTGCTATTAGCTATAGTATTTATATGTTTATGCATATTTCTAGTAGATATACCCAGACTTAAAAAAGATAAATTCAAAAGAGAAGCCAATATGGCAAAGTGCATAGGAATTTTCTATATTGTTGTAAGTCCCATACTATATATTTTATTTAGACAATGA
- a CDS encoding L,D-transpeptidase family protein yields MKKKGVIVLFAVITTISSIVLIEYNFGEKEQATAVDSTKMEDDIIITTNRSSEKEERIKRKIETKYEGEALNTSEKDGKIKIHSEKDEESRTIAVLDNYEKLELLETLPFGWFKVKLKDGQIGYADSRYVRTRAIPPHKYDENSSDWFIKFDESDQTIYIYNEGELILENEGSSGIWDSFTPKGIFEIEKDRRGEWAYVPRFQQGMKYWVGFKGSYLFHSVPFTEDGRIIEEEAKKLGEPSSHGCIRLPIAVAKYIYDNVPDGSIVVIE; encoded by the coding sequence TTGAAAAAGAAGGGAGTTATCGTTTTATTTGCTGTAATCACGACAATTTCTAGTATTGTCTTAATAGAATATAACTTTGGAGAAAAGGAACAAGCTACAGCTGTAGATAGTACAAAAATGGAAGATGATATTATTATTACAACCAATAGATCTTCAGAAAAAGAGGAAAGAATCAAAAGAAAAATAGAAACAAAATATGAAGGGGAAGCACTAAATACTTCAGAAAAAGATGGGAAGATAAAAATCCACAGTGAAAAAGATGAAGAAAGCAGAACTATTGCTGTACTAGATAATTATGAAAAATTAGAGTTATTGGAAACACTTCCATTTGGCTGGTTTAAAGTCAAATTAAAAGATGGACAAATAGGATACGCTGATTCTAGGTATGTAAGAACCAGAGCCATACCTCCACATAAATATGATGAAAATTCTTCAGATTGGTTCATAAAATTTGATGAATCGGATCAAACTATATACATATACAATGAAGGAGAACTTATACTAGAAAATGAAGGTTCCAGTGGGATTTGGGACTCATTTACACCTAAAGGAATTTTTGAAATTGAAAAGGATAGAAGAGGGGAATGGGCCTATGTACCTAGATTTCAGCAAGGAATGAAATACTGGGTAGGATTTAAAGGTTCATATCTTTTTCATTCAGTTCCATTCACAGAGGATGGAAGGATTATAGAAGAAGAAGCTAAGAAATTAGGAGAACCTTCTAGCCATGGCTGTATAAGACTTCCTATTGCAGTGGCTAAATATATTTATGACAATGTTCCTGATGGCTCGATAGTTGTTATAGAATGA
- a CDS encoding DUF3794 and LysM peptidoglycan-binding domain-containing protein, which produces MTIELVKDILKVEELKGKNEVQVLVETEIYLNQTKASLEKILWTDGKVEIMNTKIVKDKMVVSGIVNFNIVYKTKEENIPIETVETTSDFREEIEMSDIDEEMMGKVSARIEHIEYDEVDERKIVLEALINIEARVENTKTIEIVKDIKGGEGLEVLKEKIRYNCLLGSSDSYAVVRDAFELRGTLPDIEEVLKLDLTSYEVESKVVEDRIIVSGIVEASFVYYGGGKLNSLKREVAFNHFVDIEGAKKDSNCQLKLEVVNGEYEIKEDLEGKLRVLDLEAKVKVAGKVYEQKQKEIVLDAYSTKKKINIQNEEIEVIENVKDIHQKETIKGKLKGMGFGEIYHIEGNPILIDSKIIEDKIILEGLISLKLLYLETGVKEIKTIKEEIPFKTYIESEGIDETMSPLVELILEDINYKIIDEQSIEVEANIDNFIFLNRQRKVNIVLDLEETDELVDKSKRPSITVYIVQKGDSLWDIARRYNTTVEEIVLSNNIVSPDHLMPGEKIIIEKIVDNSF; this is translated from the coding sequence GTGACAATAGAACTAGTTAAAGATATATTGAAAGTAGAGGAGTTAAAAGGTAAAAACGAAGTTCAAGTATTAGTTGAAACAGAAATATATCTAAATCAAACTAAAGCTAGTTTAGAAAAGATATTGTGGACTGATGGAAAAGTAGAAATCATGAATACCAAGATAGTTAAAGATAAAATGGTAGTGAGCGGTATTGTGAATTTCAATATTGTCTACAAAACAAAAGAAGAAAATATACCAATAGAGACGGTGGAGACAACCAGTGATTTCAGAGAAGAGATAGAAATGTCCGACATAGATGAAGAAATGATGGGAAAAGTTAGTGCTCGTATAGAACATATAGAATATGACGAAGTGGATGAAAGAAAAATAGTATTAGAGGCCTTGATAAATATCGAAGCAAGAGTGGAAAATACCAAGACCATAGAAATTGTCAAAGATATAAAAGGTGGAGAGGGTCTTGAAGTTTTAAAAGAAAAGATAAGATACAATTGTCTTTTAGGCTCTAGTGATTCCTATGCAGTAGTAAGAGATGCTTTTGAACTAAGAGGTACCTTGCCAGATATTGAGGAAGTATTAAAACTTGATTTAACTTCTTATGAAGTAGAATCTAAAGTAGTTGAAGACAGAATTATAGTTTCAGGAATAGTAGAAGCTTCTTTTGTATACTATGGGGGAGGAAAATTAAATTCTTTAAAAAGAGAAGTAGCTTTTAACCATTTTGTAGATATAGAAGGAGCCAAAAAAGATTCGAATTGTCAGCTAAAATTAGAAGTAGTTAATGGAGAATATGAAATAAAAGAAGATTTAGAAGGAAAACTTAGAGTATTGGATTTAGAAGCAAAAGTTAAAGTTGCTGGAAAAGTATATGAGCAAAAACAAAAAGAAATTGTATTAGATGCTTATTCTACAAAAAAGAAGATAAATATTCAAAATGAAGAAATAGAAGTAATTGAAAATGTAAAAGATATCCATCAAAAAGAAACTATAAAGGGAAAATTAAAGGGAATGGGTTTCGGAGAAATTTATCATATAGAGGGAAATCCAATATTGATAGATAGCAAGATTATAGAAGATAAAATAATACTTGAAGGCCTCATTTCATTAAAGCTTCTCTACCTTGAAACTGGCGTCAAGGAAATAAAAACTATAAAAGAAGAAATTCCATTTAAGACTTATATAGAATCAGAAGGTATAGATGAGACTATGAGTCCATTGGTAGAACTAATTTTAGAAGATATAAATTATAAAATAATTGATGAACAAAGTATAGAAGTAGAAGCAAACATTGACAATTTCATCTTTTTAAATAGGCAGAGAAAAGTAAATATAGTCCTTGATTTAGAGGAAACAGATGAGCTTGTAGACAAAAGCAAAAGACCGAGTATCACTGTATATATAGTGCAAAAAGGTGATTCTCTTTGGGATATAGCTAGAAGGTACAATACTACAGTTGAAGAAATAGTACTTTCAAACAATATAGTATCACCTGATCATTTGATGCCTGGTGAAAAAATCATCATAGAAAAAATAGTTGACAATAGTTTTTAG
- the speB gene encoding agmatinase, whose translation MDKAKNVHTFLGLDSDYEEAKIVVFGAPFDGTTSFRPGTRFASSVMRNESYGLEMYSPYLDKDLKDTKICDVGDLVLPIGNTEKSMEVIKEFAKEIVEDGKIPMMIGGDHLVSYPAIEAVYEKHKDIYVLHFDAHTDLRDTFFGEKLSHANVLRRTWDFLGDGRIYQFGIRSGDREEFLWAEEHTHLTKFNYDGLDEVVEKLKEKAVYVTIDIDILDPSVVPGTGTPEPGGISFKEMLDILSKINKLNNIVGADLVELAPHYDPTGVSSAVACKIFRELALVVHK comes from the coding sequence GTGGATAAAGCTAAAAATGTTCACACTTTTTTAGGGCTTGATAGTGATTATGAAGAAGCAAAGATTGTAGTTTTTGGAGCACCTTTTGATGGTACAACATCTTTTAGGCCTGGGACTCGTTTTGCATCTTCGGTTATGAGAAATGAGTCCTATGGTCTTGAAATGTACAGCCCTTATTTAGATAAAGATTTAAAAGACACCAAAATTTGCGATGTAGGAGATTTAGTTTTACCTATAGGGAATACAGAAAAGAGCATGGAAGTCATAAAAGAATTTGCCAAAGAGATAGTAGAAGATGGAAAGATTCCTATGATGATAGGAGGAGACCATTTGGTTTCATATCCAGCTATTGAAGCGGTATATGAAAAACATAAAGATATATATGTGCTTCACTTTGATGCTCACACAGATCTTAGAGATACTTTTTTTGGAGAAAAGCTTTCCCATGCAAATGTATTGAGAAGAACTTGGGACTTTTTGGGAGACGGAAGAATATATCAGTTTGGTATTCGTTCAGGAGATAGAGAAGAATTTCTTTGGGCAGAAGAACACACTCATTTGACAAAGTTTAACTATGATGGCTTGGATGAAGTTGTGGAAAAACTCAAAGAAAAGGCTGTATATGTGACTATAGATATCGATATTTTAGATCCATCAGTAGTTCCTGGAACTGGAACGCCAGAACCAGGTGGTATAAGCTTTAAAGAAATGTTAGACATACTTTCTAAAATAAACAAATTAAACAATATAGTAGGTGCAGATTTGGTTGAATTGGCTCCGCATTATGATCCAACAGGGGTAAGTAGTGCAGTAGCGTGTAAAATATTCAGAGAGTTGGCCTTGGTAGTTCATAAATAA
- a CDS encoding GerAB/ArcD/ProY family transporter, with amino-acid sequence MERKNRISNGQLEALILTIAIGVGVLSLPNVLANILGNDGWIIIIVGGLVTLPFLYIMYKLNKMFPGEVYFEYGKKIVGTTLFDVFNILYIIFYIFMLAFEVRVFAEVIKAFLLDRTPTEVIIITMLLVSSYIARKDFGAIGRMAIILIFIVGTIMFIFTILALPTMDYTNIFPLFRIGLGDIKNILKGLGYISFSYVGFEIILIAMAYIEKPKDSLRYSIKSIFYITIIYLITFFISLAQLGIYDTKRQVWPMLSIMREIELPGFFIENLDALVMSAWVLVVFGTIGPIMYISGIILKSIFNTKRHDFFILPLIPIVYIISLIPQNLSQVYSQIDTMSKILGTFTLFICPTMLYIIARLRKDG; translated from the coding sequence ATGGAAAGGAAAAATAGAATATCTAATGGTCAATTGGAAGCACTTATTTTGACTATTGCCATAGGTGTAGGAGTACTATCTCTTCCAAATGTTTTAGCCAATATTCTAGGCAATGATGGATGGATCATAATAATCGTTGGAGGGCTTGTTACCTTACCTTTTTTATACATAATGTATAAATTAAACAAGATGTTTCCTGGAGAAGTCTATTTTGAATATGGGAAAAAAATAGTGGGTACTACTTTGTTTGATGTATTCAATATACTTTATATCATATTCTATATATTTATGCTGGCCTTTGAAGTCAGAGTTTTTGCTGAGGTCATCAAAGCTTTTTTACTTGACAGAACTCCAACAGAAGTCATCATAATCACAATGTTACTTGTTTCTTCATATATAGCAAGAAAAGATTTTGGAGCTATAGGGAGGATGGCAATCATACTTATATTTATAGTTGGAACAATCATGTTTATATTTACCATTTTAGCACTTCCAACTATGGACTATACAAATATATTTCCACTCTTTAGGATAGGTCTTGGTGATATAAAAAATATACTTAAAGGTCTTGGATATATTTCTTTTAGCTATGTTGGATTTGAAATAATACTTATAGCTATGGCCTACATAGAAAAACCAAAAGATTCATTAAGATATAGCATAAAAAGTATTTTTTATATAACAATTATTTATTTAATTACATTTTTTATATCTCTCGCCCAGCTTGGAATTTATGATACTAAAAGACAAGTTTGGCCAATGTTGTCCATAATGAGAGAAATAGAACTTCCTGGATTTTTTATAGAAAATTTAGATGCCCTTGTCATGTCGGCCTGGGTATTGGTTGTCTTTGGTACTATCGGTCCCATAATGTATATAAGCGGAATTATATTGAAAAGTATATTCAATACAAAAAGACATGATTTTTTTATATTGCCTTTAATTCCAATAGTATATATTATATCTCTCATCCCACAAAATTTAAGTCAAGTATATAGTCAAATAGATACTATGTCTAAAATATTGGGAACTTTCACATTGTTTATATGTCCAACAATGCTATACATAATAGCTCGTTTAAGGAAGGATGGTTAG
- a CDS encoding Veg family protein, translating into MLEKNSLTKIKKDVEDSVGKKVILKANKGRKKTTVREGILESAYPSIFVVKISNQYDSVRRVSYTYSDILTETVEVTICDGEERKISIC; encoded by the coding sequence TTGTTAGAAAAGAATTCTTTGACTAAGATTAAAAAGGATGTAGAAGATTCAGTGGGGAAGAAGGTCATATTGAAGGCTAACAAAGGCAGAAAAAAAACTACTGTACGGGAGGGAATATTGGAAAGTGCATATCCAAGTATATTTGTCGTAAAGATTTCGAATCAATATGACAGCGTTAGGAGAGTATCGTATACCTATTCAGATATATTGACAGAAACTGTTGAAGTAACTATATGTGATGGAGAAGAAAGAAAAATAAGCATTTGTTAG